ATTGTATCTCCATCCTTTAGTTGTGTATCCTTTTGATTATAAGTACTGTTGTCACCATTTAAAATGTAACTCCAAAACTGCGTATCATCCTTTGACATTAAAGCTCCTGCTGCTAAAGAGGATTTATCAAAATCTTGTCCATGCTTTTTTAAACCTTCCATGATTGCAGTATTAATAGAGTTATTATTCAATACAATAATCTGTTCACTAAAGCTATTATACTTTTGTATACTTTTTAGGGTTACATTTACAAAATCATTTTGAGTTGAATCATAGCTAGGCAATAAATCATCATAATTTTTAGTATAAAAAAATAATAGATAATCTCCATCTTTTACACTTTGAACTTTAGGATAATTTTGAGGCGTTGTATAATTAACTTTATACATCCACCCACTTTGAGATCCGTAATTACCATCATCAGTACCATTTTTCTGTCCAGCTATGCTATCTACCATTCCGGTATCTTTAACTTCTACATCTAATCCTGTAGCTTTCAATACATCTTCAGCAGTGGCATTTTCTTTTACTTTAATTTGCTGTGGACTGAAAAGATTTTCATTATACATTCCTACTACTGCTACATTAACATTTATATCATTACTATTTTCATCTGCAAAAACACTTCCTACATTTATCCCTATCATACTCACTATCATCATAAAGGTTATTAATATGGAGATATATTTTTCTCTGATGTTTTTCATATTACACCTCTCTTATTTTTAAATTAAATC
The genomic region above belongs to Clostridium sp. AWRP and contains:
- a CDS encoding Ig-like domain-containing protein, with translation MKNIREKYISILITFMMIVSMIGINVGSVFADENSNDINVNVAVVGMYNENLFSPQQIKVKENATAEDVLKATGLDVEVKDTGMVDSIAGQKNGTDDGNYGSQSGWMYKVNYTTPQNYPKVQSVKDGDYLLFFYTKNYDDLLPSYDSTQNDFVNVTLKSIQKYNSFSEQIIVLNNNSINTAIMEGLKKHGQDFDKSSLAAGALMSKDDTQFWSYILNGDNSTYNQKDTQLKDGDTITTFKDDDQGIKEVESIALDKTEANLIEGNTLNLTAAITPKGAFNTKIDWSSSDSTVATVDGNGKVTAVITAVSEDNRNVEAQCIVTVANTPKPIQITNLTEDS